A genomic segment from Propionibacteriaceae bacterium ZF39 encodes:
- a CDS encoding thiamine-binding protein has protein sequence MLVAFSVAPNGSESVHDAVAAAVKVVRESGLPHRTDSMFTTIEGDWDECMDVVKRATEACGRYGNRVGLVLKADIRPGHTGELTGKLDRLEAAIEAQSGE, from the coding sequence ATGTTGGTTGCATTCTCTGTTGCCCCGAATGGGTCCGAATCCGTCCACGACGCCGTCGCGGCCGCGGTGAAGGTGGTCCGCGAATCCGGTCTGCCGCACCGCACCGATTCCATGTTCACCACGATCGAGGGTGACTGGGACGAGTGCATGGACGTTGTGAAGCGCGCCACCGAGGCGTGCGGCCGCTACGGCAATCGTGTCGGGCTGGTGCTCAAGGCCGACATCCGCCCCGGCCACACGGGTGAACTCACCGGCAAGCTCGATCGCCTGGAAGCGGCCATCGAAGCCCAGAGCGGCGAGTGA
- a CDS encoding GNAT family N-acetyltransferase — protein sequence MNLRVRRAVAADAEAYVATHVAAQIAAYQPLMPPEYAEDRLREQPRVTADLAAELERLAGILAAGEEPFRHHWVVELDDRIVGIACAGSGMNWWEEDFDPPPADIPWILDRLYLVPDAHGTGAGQALFDVAVGERSAYLWIIANNHRAERFYRRNGFSPDGAEGETGPIWYHRQMFRMVRRV from the coding sequence GTGAACCTGCGCGTACGCCGGGCCGTCGCGGCGGATGCCGAGGCCTACGTCGCGACCCACGTGGCAGCCCAGATCGCGGCTTATCAGCCACTGATGCCGCCGGAGTACGCCGAGGATCGGCTCCGGGAGCAACCCCGGGTGACTGCCGACCTGGCCGCCGAACTCGAGCGGCTGGCCGGCATCCTCGCGGCGGGCGAGGAGCCCTTCCGGCACCACTGGGTTGTCGAGTTGGACGACCGGATCGTCGGGATCGCCTGCGCGGGCAGCGGGATGAACTGGTGGGAAGAGGACTTCGATCCCCCACCCGCCGATATCCCCTGGATCCTCGACCGGCTCTACCTCGTGCCCGATGCCCACGGCACCGGGGCGGGCCAGGCCCTGTTCGATGTGGCCGTGGGTGAGCGGTCGGCGTACCTCTGGATCATCGCCAACAACCACCGCGCCGAACGGTTCTATCGGCGCAACGGGTTCTCCCCCGACGGCGCGGAGGGCGAGACGGGGCCTATTTGGTATCACCGGCAGATGTTCCGCATGGTCCGCCGCGTCTGA
- the dnaB gene encoding replicative DNA helicase, translating into MPPQDNDAEQAVLGSMLTSKDAIADVLEMVKAADFYHPAHEYIFGAILDLYGRGEPADPITVSNELTRTGLLQRARGPLYLHDLYAKVSVAANAGYYARIVREKAILRRLVEASVKIAQLGYSGEGEVADIVDRAQAAVYSVTDGNTSEDYQPLSELLEATLDEMEAISNRSGEMGGIPTGFVELDELTNGLHGGQMVILAARPAVGKSTLGLDFARACSIKNGMTSAIFSLEMSKVEITMRLLSAEAQIPLNHIRKGTMSEEDWTRVANKMATISSAPLYIDDSPNLTMMEIRAKARRLKQKHDLKLIVIDYLQLMTSGKKVESRQLEVSEFSRQIKLLAKELHVPVVAMSQLNRGPEQRTDKKPMVSDLRESGSLEQDADIVILLHREDIYDKESARLGEADFIVAKNRNGPTRTIVTAFQGHYSRFVDMQH; encoded by the coding sequence ATGCCGCCCCAGGACAACGATGCCGAACAGGCCGTGCTCGGGTCGATGCTGACCTCCAAGGACGCCATCGCCGATGTCCTCGAGATGGTGAAGGCCGCCGACTTCTATCACCCGGCCCACGAATACATCTTCGGCGCGATCCTCGACCTCTATGGCCGGGGCGAGCCCGCCGACCCCATCACCGTCTCCAACGAACTGACCCGCACCGGCCTGCTCCAGCGGGCCCGCGGACCGCTTTATCTCCATGATCTGTACGCCAAGGTGTCGGTCGCGGCCAATGCCGGGTACTACGCCCGCATCGTGCGCGAGAAGGCCATCCTCCGCAGGCTCGTCGAGGCCTCGGTCAAGATCGCCCAGCTGGGCTACAGCGGCGAGGGCGAGGTCGCCGACATCGTCGACCGCGCCCAGGCCGCCGTCTATTCGGTCACCGACGGCAACACGTCCGAGGACTACCAGCCGCTGTCCGAACTCCTCGAGGCCACGCTCGACGAGATGGAGGCCATCTCCAATCGCTCCGGCGAAATGGGCGGAATTCCCACCGGATTCGTCGAATTAGATGAATTGACGAATGGTTTGCACGGTGGGCAAATGGTCATCCTGGCCGCCAGACCGGCAGTTGGAAAATCAACTCTGGGACTGGATTTCGCGCGTGCCTGTTCGATCAAGAATGGCATGACTTCTGCCATTTTCTCCCTCGAAATGAGCAAGGTCGAGATTACGATGCGCCTGCTCTCGGCCGAGGCCCAGATCCCGCTCAACCACATCCGCAAGGGCACGATGAGCGAGGAGGACTGGACGCGCGTGGCCAACAAGATGGCCACGATCTCCTCTGCGCCGCTCTATATCGACGACTCGCCCAACCTGACGATGATGGAGATCCGCGCCAAGGCCCGCCGGCTGAAGCAGAAGCACGACCTCAAGCTCATCGTCATCGACTATCTCCAGCTCATGACATCCGGCAAGAAGGTCGAGTCGCGCCAGCTCGAGGTTTCGGAGTTCTCCCGTCAAATCAAGCTCCTGGCCAAAGAGCTCCACGTTCCCGTCGTGGCGATGTCCCAGCTCAACCGTGGCCCCGAACAGAGAACCGACAAGAAGCCGATGGTCAGCGACCTTCGTGAATCGGGATCCTTGGAGCAGGATGCGGATATCGTCATCCTGCTGCACAGGGAAGATATTTACGACAAAGAATCCGCCCGATTGGGCGAGGCTGACTTCATCGTCGCGAAGAATAGGAATGGCCCCACCCGCACGATTGTCACCGCATTCCAGGGCCACTATTCGCGCTTCGTCGACATGCAGCACTGA
- the cydB gene encoding cytochrome d ubiquinol oxidase subunit II, whose translation MTLAEIWFLAIAILWVGFFILEGFDFGVGMLLPILGNTEKDRRVMINTIGPVWDGNEVWLLTAGGAMFAAFPEWYATIFSGLYVPLLLVLLGLIVRGVSFEYRHKRDMDSWRSLFDRFIIFGSFVVPLVLGVGFANFVRGLPITRNENNWIMEGTFANFIGLFNPFALLGGVTFIALFVFHGAIFISLKTRGEIHERSRALAAKVGIAAVVLVAAFTLWTALAYGKGALSLVIALVSIAGVAFAWFMNSKDREGWAFIGTVVSILTMVSGIFVGMVPNVVKALDPAQSLSIADAASTSYTLTIMTVATAIFLPLVLGYQAWTFWVFRKRISAEQIPAAVEGAH comes from the coding sequence ATGACTCTCGCTGAAATCTGGTTCCTGGCGATCGCCATCCTGTGGGTGGGCTTCTTCATCCTGGAGGGCTTCGACTTCGGTGTCGGCATGCTGCTGCCGATCCTGGGCAACACGGAAAAAGACCGCCGCGTCATGATCAACACGATCGGCCCCGTCTGGGACGGCAACGAGGTGTGGCTGCTGACGGCCGGTGGTGCGATGTTCGCGGCGTTCCCGGAGTGGTACGCGACCATCTTCTCCGGGCTCTATGTCCCCCTGCTCCTGGTGCTGCTCGGACTGATCGTGCGCGGTGTGTCCTTCGAATATCGCCACAAGCGCGACATGGATTCGTGGCGCTCGCTGTTCGACCGCTTCATCATCTTCGGCTCGTTCGTCGTGCCGCTGGTGCTGGGCGTCGGCTTCGCCAACTTCGTCCGCGGCCTGCCGATCACCCGCAACGAGAACAACTGGATCATGGAGGGCACGTTCGCCAACTTCATCGGCCTGTTCAACCCGTTCGCGCTGCTCGGTGGCGTCACCTTCATCGCCCTCTTCGTGTTCCACGGCGCGATCTTCATCTCGCTCAAGACCCGCGGTGAGATCCATGAACGGTCCCGCGCCCTGGCCGCCAAGGTCGGCATCGCCGCTGTCGTGCTGGTCGCGGCCTTCACGCTGTGGACCGCCCTCGCCTACGGCAAGGGTGCGCTGAGCCTCGTGATCGCGCTCGTGTCGATCGCCGGCGTGGCGTTCGCCTGGTTCATGAACTCGAAGGACCGCGAGGGCTGGGCCTTCATCGGCACCGTCGTCAGCATCCTGACCATGGTCTCGGGCATCTTCGTGGGTATGGTCCCCAACGTCGTCAAGGCGCTCGACCCGGCCCAGAGCCTGTCGATCGCCGACGCCGCCTCCACGTCCTACACCCTGACGATCATGACCGTCGCGACCGCGATCTTCCTGCCGCTCGTGCTGGGTTATCAGGCCTGGACCTTCTGGGTCTTCCGCAAGCGCATCAGCGCCGAACAGATCCCGGCCGCGGTGGAGGGAGCTCATTGA
- a CDS encoding metal-sensitive transcriptional regulator, with translation MEHGEQSPGYHDTKAAHLKRLRRIEGQIRGLQRMVEEDKYCIDVLTQISAATRALESVALNLLDEHLHHCVAHAIEAGGDEAQLKIAEASDAVARLVRS, from the coding sequence ATGGAACACGGCGAACAGAGTCCCGGCTATCACGACACGAAGGCGGCCCATCTCAAGCGGCTCCGGCGCATCGAGGGCCAGATTCGGGGGCTGCAGCGGATGGTGGAGGAGGACAAATACTGCATCGATGTCCTCACCCAGATCTCCGCAGCGACCCGGGCGCTCGAGTCCGTCGCACTCAACCTGCTCGATGAGCACCTGCATCACTGTGTCGCGCATGCCATCGAGGCGGGCGGCGACGAGGCCCAGCTCAAGATCGCGGAGGCGAGCGATGCTGTTGCCCGTCTCGTGCGGTCCTGA
- a CDS encoding heavy metal translocating P-type ATPase, translating to MTDQLTRPESVELDIEGMTCASCAVRIEKKLNKVEGVTATVNYATEKARIDLARPIPVEELLAVVDRTGYKAAVPQPDAPEKADPVVRLRRDLILSAVLSIPVVAISMVPALQFPGWQWLVLLLTTPVVLYAGFRFHRSAAVNLRHGATTMDTLISMGSLAAYIWSVVAMLFGHAGMIGMKHEISFALERSDGFGNIYFEAAAAIITFILTGRYFEAKSRRSAGEAVRALLTLGASDVAVLRDGREVRIPIDQLQVDDTFVVRPGEKVATDGEVIEGTSGVDASMITGESVPVDVGPGDAIIGGCLNTDGRLVVRATRVGEETQLARIARMVSDAQTGKSQAQRLADRISAVFVPIVIVLAVVTLVGWLVAGAGAGFAFTAAVAVLIIACPCALGLATPTALLVGTGRGATLGILIKGPEALESTKSVDTIVLDKTGTVTTGALEVVGAHAAAGVGGPEHFVRLAASAESGSEHPIAKAIVRYAESQGLVLSVPRDFRNTAGLGVDAIVDDHRVRVGRPSLVAELPADLAEAQRAATEEGRSTILVLVDDEPAGLLELADTVKPGAAQAIRLFRELGLEPHLLTGDSAAAAHSVAREVDIASVTAEVHPEDKVQAVRDLQASGKRVAMVGDGVNDAAALATADLGIAMGTGTDAAIEAADLTLVRGDLRLAADAVRLSRATLRTIKANLFWAFAYNVAAIPVAALGLLNPMIAGAAMAFSSVFVVSNSLRLRGFRARAGERDSSLR from the coding sequence ATGACCGACCAACTGACCCGACCCGAGAGCGTCGAACTCGATATCGAAGGCATGACCTGTGCGTCGTGTGCCGTGCGGATCGAGAAGAAGCTCAACAAGGTCGAGGGCGTGACCGCGACGGTCAACTATGCGACCGAGAAGGCCCGCATCGACCTCGCCCGGCCGATCCCGGTCGAGGAGTTGCTCGCGGTGGTCGACAGGACCGGATACAAGGCCGCCGTGCCTCAGCCGGACGCCCCCGAGAAGGCAGATCCGGTCGTTCGGCTCCGGCGTGACCTGATCCTCAGCGCGGTGCTGTCCATCCCGGTCGTGGCGATTTCGATGGTTCCGGCGCTGCAGTTTCCCGGCTGGCAGTGGCTGGTGCTGCTCCTCACCACGCCGGTCGTGTTGTACGCCGGCTTCCGCTTCCACCGGTCCGCCGCCGTCAATCTTCGGCACGGCGCGACCACGATGGACACATTGATCTCGATGGGTTCCCTGGCGGCGTACATCTGGTCCGTCGTCGCCATGCTCTTCGGTCATGCCGGCATGATCGGCATGAAGCACGAGATCAGTTTCGCCCTCGAGCGCTCCGATGGTTTCGGCAACATCTACTTCGAGGCCGCCGCCGCGATCATCACCTTCATCCTGACGGGCCGCTATTTCGAGGCGAAGTCGCGGCGCAGCGCGGGGGAGGCCGTCCGTGCCCTGCTCACTCTCGGCGCCTCCGACGTCGCGGTCCTGCGGGACGGCCGGGAGGTCCGGATCCCGATCGATCAGCTCCAGGTCGACGACACCTTCGTGGTCCGGCCGGGCGAGAAGGTCGCCACCGATGGCGAGGTGATCGAAGGCACCTCGGGCGTCGACGCCTCGATGATCACGGGCGAGTCCGTGCCGGTGGACGTCGGCCCGGGCGATGCCATCATCGGCGGCTGTCTCAACACGGACGGTCGGTTGGTCGTGCGCGCCACCCGCGTCGGCGAGGAGACCCAGCTCGCCCGGATCGCCCGCATGGTGTCGGATGCGCAGACCGGCAAGTCCCAGGCCCAGCGTCTCGCCGACCGGATCTCGGCCGTCTTCGTGCCGATCGTGATCGTCCTGGCGGTCGTCACCCTGGTGGGGTGGCTCGTCGCCGGTGCCGGCGCGGGCTTCGCGTTCACGGCGGCCGTGGCCGTCCTGATCATCGCCTGCCCCTGCGCGCTCGGCCTCGCCACGCCGACCGCCCTGCTCGTCGGCACCGGCCGCGGCGCCACCCTCGGCATCCTCATCAAGGGCCCGGAAGCGCTCGAATCCACGAAATCCGTCGACACGATCGTCCTCGACAAGACCGGCACCGTCACCACGGGCGCGCTCGAGGTGGTCGGGGCGCACGCGGCGGCCGGTGTCGGCGGGCCCGAGCACTTCGTCCGCCTCGCCGCGTCGGCCGAGTCGGGCTCGGAACACCCGATCGCCAAGGCGATCGTCCGGTACGCCGAGTCGCAGGGCCTGGTCCTGTCGGTGCCCCGGGATTTCCGCAACACCGCAGGCCTCGGCGTCGACGCGATCGTCGACGATCACCGCGTCCGGGTCGGGCGGCCCTCATTGGTGGCCGAGCTGCCCGCGGACCTGGCCGAGGCGCAGCGCGCTGCGACCGAGGAAGGTCGTTCCACGATCCTCGTGCTCGTCGATGACGAACCCGCGGGGCTGCTCGAGCTGGCCGACACGGTGAAACCGGGCGCTGCCCAGGCGATCCGGCTCTTCCGCGAACTGGGCCTGGAGCCGCACCTCCTCACCGGGGACTCCGCCGCGGCCGCCCATTCGGTGGCCCGCGAGGTGGACATCGCCAGCGTGACCGCAGAGGTCCATCCCGAGGACAAGGTGCAGGCGGTGCGGGATCTGCAGGCTTCCGGCAAACGGGTGGCCATGGTCGGTGACGGCGTCAACGATGCCGCCGCCCTGGCAACCGCCGACCTGGGCATCGCCATGGGCACTGGCACGGATGCCGCGATCGAAGCCGCCGACCTGACGCTGGTCCGCGGTGACCTGAGACTGGCCGCCGACGCCGTCCGCCTGTCGCGCGCGACTCTGCGTACCATCAAGGCCAATCTCTTCTGGGCCTTCGCCTACAACGTGGCGGCCATCCCGGTCGCGGCCCTCGGACTGCTCAACCCGATGATCGCGGGCGCGGCGATGGCCTTCAGCTCCGTGTTCGTGGTGTCGAACAGCCTGCGACTGCGGGGTTTCCGGGCCCGTGCCGGTGAACGAGACAGTTCTCTCAGGTGA
- the cydD gene encoding thiol reductant ABC exporter subunit CydD, with amino-acid sequence MAGAIDHRLLTRARATRTYLVAGVAVGSATATLVVCQAWLLSRLIAGVFETRSLDGLPFGGLLPALGLLALVIVGRAALAWFNSWVAHRSAAAVKSQLRADIINARLRAPGRTQTSTGSLIALLSHGLDALDGYFSRYLPQLALAVTVPLIVGVAILTQNVLSAMIVAITLPLIPLFMVLIGLATKAKMAKSWRTQRRLANHFADLVTGLPTLQAFGRARNQTIGLEKTEKKHRSETMSTLRVTFLSGFALELLATYSVALVAVPIGLLIVDQKLDLLTGLFVLILVPEVYLPVRQVGLHYHDSIDGIAAADDAFAVIEAAGGKPGTVPAPALTDATIAFDRVGFTYPGAKVPALAELSAEVRPGELVALAGPSGCGKSTALALLMGFQFPTEGSISVGRQQLFELDIDSWRSQLAWVAQEPGLTSGTIADNVALGNPDASPAAIADALRRAGAPDLAPGRIVDDAGENLSAGEIRRIAMARALLRIDAGARLLVLDEPTAGLDSDTEAAVLAGVRRSGAGALVVTHRPAVLAAADRVIELVPPALAETSVEERGPSVAKPTPADEAAEVSR; translated from the coding sequence ATGGCAGGAGCGATTGATCATCGTCTGTTGACGAGGGCCCGGGCGACCAGGACTTATCTGGTCGCCGGGGTCGCCGTCGGAAGCGCAACAGCCACCCTGGTCGTGTGCCAGGCGTGGCTGTTGTCGCGTTTGATCGCCGGTGTTTTCGAGACACGTTCGCTCGACGGCCTGCCCTTCGGTGGGCTGCTCCCCGCGCTGGGCCTGCTGGCGCTCGTCATCGTCGGCCGCGCCGCTCTGGCGTGGTTCAACTCGTGGGTGGCCCATCGCTCGGCCGCCGCGGTGAAGTCCCAGCTGCGGGCCGACATCATCAATGCCCGGCTCCGCGCCCCGGGGCGTACGCAGACGTCCACCGGCTCCCTCATCGCCCTGCTCAGCCACGGCCTGGACGCCCTGGACGGTTATTTTTCGCGCTATCTGCCCCAGCTCGCGCTGGCCGTGACCGTGCCGCTGATCGTGGGCGTCGCCATTCTCACCCAGAACGTGCTGTCGGCGATGATCGTGGCCATCACGCTGCCGTTGATCCCGCTGTTCATGGTGCTGATCGGGCTGGCGACGAAGGCGAAGATGGCGAAGAGCTGGCGTACGCAGCGCCGGCTCGCCAACCACTTCGCCGACCTGGTCACGGGGCTGCCGACGCTGCAGGCGTTTGGGCGGGCCAGGAATCAGACCATCGGCCTGGAGAAGACGGAGAAGAAGCACCGCTCCGAGACGATGTCGACGCTGCGGGTCACGTTCCTGTCGGGCTTCGCCCTGGAGTTGCTCGCGACCTATTCCGTCGCCCTCGTCGCCGTGCCCATCGGCCTGCTCATCGTCGACCAGAAACTCGATCTGCTGACCGGCCTGTTCGTGCTGATCCTGGTGCCGGAGGTCTATCTCCCCGTCCGCCAGGTCGGCCTGCACTATCACGACTCCATCGACGGCATCGCCGCTGCCGACGACGCCTTCGCCGTGATCGAGGCCGCCGGCGGCAAGCCCGGCACCGTGCCGGCCCCCGCGCTCACCGACGCCACGATCGCGTTCGACCGCGTCGGGTTCACCTATCCCGGGGCGAAGGTCCCAGCCCTGGCGGAGTTGTCCGCGGAGGTACGCCCGGGGGAGCTCGTGGCTCTCGCCGGACCCTCGGGCTGTGGCAAGTCGACGGCGCTCGCCCTGTTGATGGGCTTCCAGTTCCCGACCGAGGGCAGTATTTCGGTGGGCCGCCAGCAGTTGTTCGAGCTCGACATCGACTCCTGGCGCTCCCAGCTCGCGTGGGTCGCCCAGGAGCCCGGGCTCACCTCCGGCACGATCGCCGACAATGTGGCGCTCGGCAATCCCGACGCCTCGCCGGCTGCGATCGCCGATGCCCTGCGCCGGGCGGGGGCCCCTGATCTGGCTCCCGGCCGCATCGTCGATGACGCGGGCGAGAACCTGTCGGCCGGCGAGATCCGCCGTATCGCGATGGCCCGTGCTCTCCTCCGCATCGACGCCGGGGCCCGCCTGCTCGTCCTCGACGAGCCCACTGCCGGCCTCGACAGCGACACCGAGGCGGCCGTCCTCGCCGGCGTACGCCGCAGCGGTGCCGGCGCCCTGGTCGTCACCCACCGCCCCGCCGTCCTCGCCGCCGCCGACCGGGTGATCGAGCTGGTCCCGCCCGCGTTGGCTGAAACGTCGGTTGAGGAGCGAGGCCCGAGCGTCGCGAAACCAACCCCCGCCGACGAGGCTGCGGAGGTGTCCCGGTGA
- a CDS encoding heavy-metal-associated domain-containing protein, whose product MTTTNYTVTGMTCGHCVNAVTEEVSALEGVTGVNVQQDGAMVVESAEKLPLSAVTEAVSEAGDYTVVEA is encoded by the coding sequence ATGACCACCACCAACTACACCGTCACCGGCATGACCTGCGGACACTGCGTGAATGCGGTGACCGAAGAGGTATCGGCGCTCGAGGGCGTCACCGGCGTCAACGTGCAGCAGGACGGCGCGATGGTCGTCGAATCTGCGGAGAAGCTCCCCCTCTCCGCGGTCACCGAGGCCGTCTCCGAAGCCGGCGACTACACCGTCGTCGAGGCCTGA
- the cydC gene encoding thiol reductant ABC exporter subunit CydC: protein MNPTLELTRGVFREVPRSRLLFGTGLFLHFMTSLAAVTLMGASAWLLSRAAEHPPVLYLIVIIVIVRACGLFRAVFRYAERIASHTLALRMQSLLRIRTYARLASTTLLGRRRGDLLVRVVKDVEAIQDLIVRVTLPFASAALISIVASIAMTILSPVAGITLFASAVVAGVVIPTLARRASARADAETVPLRGQLADRVREVNRASFDLAAYGDTVRVDALLEVDDQLKRAEERAAVVRGFAAGAQVLAAGIAIVVALAVGVPAVAAGDLPRVALGTLVLVPIALHEVLSTLTQAAQTLTRAQSALGRVAQVLDAPAIGRGDRETVAPADEPVLALSEAAVGWPGEEPVLTGIDLEVRPGERVALVGPSGVGKTTIAATLMGLIPPMAGEARVEGTIGYLAQDAHIFNTSIEENVKIGNRDATAAQVAAALERAGLGALGPSRVVGEEGSMLSGGEARRVALARVLIGHHQSWILDEPTEHLDAQTADALMADIWAASAGDPVLVITHDPRVIERCDRVVRLGD from the coding sequence GTGAACCCGACACTCGAACTGACCCGCGGGGTCTTCCGGGAGGTGCCGCGGTCGCGGCTGCTGTTCGGGACGGGCCTGTTCCTGCACTTCATGACCTCGCTGGCCGCGGTCACCCTGATGGGGGCGTCGGCGTGGCTGCTGTCCCGGGCGGCCGAGCACCCGCCGGTGCTCTATCTGATCGTCATCATCGTGATCGTCCGGGCGTGTGGCCTCTTCCGGGCCGTGTTCCGTTATGCGGAGCGGATCGCCTCCCACACCCTCGCACTGCGGATGCAGAGCCTGCTCCGCATCCGCACGTATGCCCGGCTCGCGTCCACCACCCTGCTCGGCCGCCGCCGGGGCGACCTGCTCGTGCGGGTGGTCAAGGATGTAGAAGCGATCCAGGACCTCATCGTCCGGGTGACCCTCCCGTTCGCGTCGGCCGCGCTGATCTCGATCGTGGCCTCGATCGCGATGACGATCCTCTCCCCCGTCGCCGGTATCACCCTCTTCGCCTCGGCCGTCGTCGCCGGCGTGGTCATTCCGACCCTGGCGCGCCGGGCCTCGGCGCGGGCCGATGCCGAGACCGTCCCATTGCGCGGGCAGTTGGCCGACCGCGTCCGCGAAGTCAACCGGGCCAGCTTCGACCTGGCCGCCTATGGCGACACCGTTCGCGTCGATGCCCTCCTCGAGGTCGACGACCAGCTCAAGCGCGCCGAGGAACGCGCCGCCGTCGTACGCGGTTTCGCCGCCGGGGCCCAGGTCCTGGCAGCCGGGATCGCGATCGTCGTGGCGCTCGCCGTCGGCGTACCCGCTGTCGCCGCAGGAGACCTCCCCCGCGTCGCTCTGGGCACGCTCGTGCTGGTGCCGATCGCGCTCCATGAGGTCCTGTCGACTCTGACCCAGGCCGCGCAGACCCTGACCCGGGCCCAGTCCGCGCTCGGGCGGGTGGCGCAGGTGCTCGACGCGCCCGCGATCGGCCGCGGTGACCGCGAGACCGTGGCGCCCGCGGACGAGCCGGTGCTGGCGCTGTCGGAGGCGGCCGTCGGGTGGCCCGGCGAGGAGCCGGTGCTGACGGGGATCGATCTGGAGGTACGCCCCGGCGAGCGCGTCGCACTCGTCGGGCCCTCCGGCGTCGGCAAAACCACGATCGCCGCCACGCTGATGGGGCTGATCCCGCCGATGGCCGGGGAGGCCAGGGTCGAGGGCACGATCGGCTACCTCGCCCAGGACGCCCACATCTTCAACACCTCGATCGAGGAGAACGTAAAGATCGGCAACCGGGACGCCACTGCCGCCCAGGTCGCGGCGGCCCTGGAGCGCGCAGGGCTCGGAGCCCTCGGCCCGAGCCGGGTCGTCGGCGAGGAAGGCTCGATGCTGTCCGGCGGCGAGGCGCGCCGGGTGGCGTTGGCCCGCGTCCTCATCGGCCACCACCAGTCCTGGATCCTCGACGAACCGACCGAGCATCTCGATGCCCAGACCGCCGATGCGCTCATGGCCGACATCTGGGCCGCCTCCGCCGGCGATCCCGTGCTCGTCATCACCCATGACCCGCGCGTCATCGAGCGGTGTGACCGGGTCGTTCGCCTCGGGGACTGA
- a CDS encoding septal ring lytic transglycosylase RlpA family protein, translating into MRKIIPLAVAGGVLVASGGVFGAAQALAKDVEVTQDGVPMNVRTWDGTVGGVLEGQGIELGEHDVVAPGPDEKVIDGQQISVRYGRALRLTIDGQAETVWTTALTLDEALAERSIRDESRLSTSRTAPISRQGLSVTIDTAKSVNLTIGGEPSTLITPAKTVGEALTEANVTLGPEDRVEPAVETPVTEGMQVAVQKNENKETLKPVEIPFKTVRKNTASLPSGTEKVETKGVNGKAVETWVERFENGVSVKNEKIATKVEKEAVDEVILVGTRTASPSPRASASASSSASSSASSRSSSAPSNSNLTPANGASCVASNYWEPQPTANGERFDPNAMTAAHKTLPFNTRVKVTNPRNGKTVIVRINDRGPYIAGRCLDLSRAAFAQIGDLGSGVMTVNYEVL; encoded by the coding sequence GTGCGCAAGATCATTCCTCTGGCAGTTGCCGGCGGTGTTCTCGTTGCGTCCGGTGGTGTTTTCGGTGCCGCGCAGGCGCTGGCCAAGGACGTCGAGGTCACGCAGGACGGCGTGCCGATGAACGTTCGCACGTGGGACGGCACCGTTGGTGGTGTTCTCGAAGGACAGGGCATCGAGCTCGGCGAGCATGACGTCGTCGCGCCCGGCCCCGACGAGAAGGTCATCGATGGCCAGCAGATCTCGGTCCGCTACGGTCGCGCGCTCCGCCTCACGATCGACGGCCAGGCCGAGACCGTGTGGACGACCGCGCTCACGCTGGACGAGGCGCTCGCCGAGCGTTCGATCCGCGACGAGAGCCGCCTGTCGACGTCGCGTACGGCGCCGATCAGCCGCCAGGGCCTGAGTGTCACCATCGACACCGCCAAGTCGGTCAACCTGACGATCGGTGGCGAGCCGAGCACCCTCATCACGCCCGCCAAGACCGTGGGCGAGGCCCTGACCGAGGCCAATGTGACACTGGGTCCGGAGGATCGGGTCGAGCCGGCCGTCGAGACGCCGGTGACCGAGGGCATGCAGGTCGCCGTGCAGAAGAACGAGAACAAGGAGACCCTCAAGCCGGTCGAGATCCCGTTCAAGACGGTCCGCAAGAACACCGCGTCCCTGCCGAGTGGCACCGAGAAGGTCGAGACCAAGGGCGTCAACGGCAAGGCCGTCGAGACCTGGGTCGAGCGCTTCGAGAACGGTGTGTCGGTCAAGAACGAGAAGATCGCCACCAAGGTCGAGAAGGAAGCCGTCGACGAGGTCATCCTGGTCGGCACCCGCACCGCCTCGCCCAGCCCGCGCGCCTCGGCCAGTGCCTCCTCGAGCGCCAGCTCCAGCGCGAGCTCGCGCAGCAGCTCGGCACCGAGCAACAGCAACCTGACCCCGGCCAACGGTGCCAGCTGCGTCGCCTCCAACTACTGGGAGCCCCAGCCGACCGCCAACGGTGAGCGCTTCGATCCGAACGCGATGACTGCGGCCCACAAGACCCTGCCGTTCAACACGCGCGTCAAGGTCACCAACCCGCGCAACGGCAAGACCGTCATCGTCCGCATCAACGACCGTGGCCCCTACATCGCCGGTCGCTGCCTCGACCTCTCCCGCGCCGCCTTCGCCCAGATCGGCGACCTCGGTTCGGGCGTGATGACCGTCAACTACGAGGTTCTCTGA